A stretch of the Bos indicus isolate NIAB-ARS_2022 breed Sahiwal x Tharparkar chromosome 13, NIAB-ARS_B.indTharparkar_mat_pri_1.0, whole genome shotgun sequence genome encodes the following:
- the GZF1 gene encoding GDNF-inducible zinc finger protein 1 yields MESGAVLLESKSSPINLLHEMHQLRLLGHLCDVTVSVEYQGVREEFMAHKAVLAATSKFFKEVFLNEKTVDGARTNVYLDEVQVADFASFLEFVYTAKVQVEEDRVQRMLEMAEKLKCLDLSETCFQLKKQMLESVLLELQNFSESQEAEGSSGAQVTAALAPEAWAGMAPDGPLANGVASSLDPPAERIGNGLLPDLPPRKSREKPDKRKEVAKPPYPKLRRASGRLAGRKVFVEIPKKKYTRRLREQQKSVEQDMGGCGGPREPSPEALENEKEAVTKDEEDSGAGAGVEAAPPKVGRGEEGDEEEEEGEEGPGRRRSNFQCTRCEKAFLYEKSFLKHVRLHHGVATEVVHRCDTCGQTFANRCNLKGHQRHVHSSERHFPCELCGKKFKRKKDVKRHVVQVHEGGGERHQCQQCGKGLSSKTALRLHERTHTGHKPYGCSECPATFSQPSALKTHLRIHTGEKPFVCDECGARFTQNHMLIYHKRCHTGERPFMCETCGKSFASKEYLKHHNRIHTGSKPFKCEVCFRTFAQRNSLYQHIKVHTGERPYCCDQCGKQFTQLNALQRHHRIHTGEKPFMCNACGRAFTDKSTLRRHTSIHDKTTPWKSFLVIVDGSPKNGDGHKTEQPDDEYAPSKLSDKLLSFAENGHFHNLATVQGSMPAMHEDSPADPACKSDGPVGSQDTLLATAISELSELTPQTEPGPHSSAL; encoded by the exons ATGGAGAGTGGTGCGGTCCTGCTGGAATCCAAGTCCTCCCCAATCAACCTCCTGCATGAGATGCACCAGCTCCGCCTGCTGGGTCACCTGTGTGACGTGACCGTCAGCGTGGAATACCAGGGCGTCCGGGAGGAATTCATGGCCCACAAGGCAGTGCTGGCAGCCACCAGcaagttttttaaggaagtgTTCCTTAACGAGAAGACTGTGGATGGTGCCAGGACTAACGTCTACTTAGACGAAGTGCAGGTAGCCGACTTCGCCTCCTTTCTTGAGTTTGTCTACACGGCCAAGGTACAGGTTGAGGAAGACCGGGTACAGCGCATGCTGGAAATGGCAGAAAAGCTGAAGTGTTTGGACTTATCCGAAACTTGTTTTCAGCTGAAGAAGCAGATGTTAGAGTCGGTACTTTTGGAGTTGCAGAATTTCTCAGAGTCTCAGGAGGCAGAAGGGAGCAGCGGCGCCCAGGTTACGGCTGCTCTTGCCCCTGAGGCCTGGGCAGGGATGGCCCCTGATGGCCCTCTGGCCAATGGGGTTGCCAGTTCTTTGGATCCCCCAGCAGAGAGAATCGGCAATGGCCTATTGCCAGATCTGCCCCCGAGGAAGTCCAGGGAGAAGCCAGACAAGAGGAAAGAGGTGGCTAAGCCCCCCTACCCCAAGCTCAGAAGGGCTAGTGGGCGGCTGGCCGGGAGGAAGGTGTTCGTGGAAATCCCTAAAAAGAAGTACACGCGCCGACTCCGGGAGCAGCAGAAGAGTGTTGAGCAGGACATGGGGGGCTGCGGGGGCCCCCGGGAGCCCAGCCCAGAAGCCCTGGAAAACGAGAAAGAAGCAGTCACGAAGGACGAGGAGGACagcggggctggggcaggggtagAGGCCGCGCCGCCCAAAGTGGGACGAGGTGAGGAGggggacgaggaggaggaggagggagaggagggcccGGGTCGGCGGAGGAGCAACTTCCAGTGCACGCGCTGCGAGAAGGCCTTCCTGTACGAGAAGAGCTTCCTGAAGCACGTGCGGCTCCACCACGGCGTGGCCACCGAGGTGGTGCACCGCTGCGACACCTGCGGCCAGACCTTTGCCAACCGCTGCAACCTGAAGGGCCACCAGCGGCACGTGCACAGCAGCGAGCGCCACTTCCCGTGCGAGCTGTGCGGCAAGAAGTTCAAGAGGAAGAAGGACGTGAAGCGGCACGTGGTGCAGGTGCACGAGGGCGGCGGAGAGCGGCACCAGTGCCAGCAGTGCGGCAAGGGCCTGAGCTCCAAGACGGCGTTGCGGCTGCACGAGCGCACGCACACCGGCCACAAGCCCTACGGCTGCTCCGAGTGCCCGGCCACCTTCTCGCAGCCCTCAGCCCTCAAGACCCACCTGAG AATTCACACGGGGGAAAAACCTTTTGTCTGTGATGAATGTGGTGCAAGATTCACTCAGAACCACATGCTGATTTATCATAAAAGGTGTCACACAG GTGAGAGGCCTTTCATGTGTGAAACGTGTGGCAAGagttttgcttccaaggagtatttAAAACATCACAATAGGATCCATACTGGGTCCAAACCCTTTAAATGTGAAGTTTGTTTCAGGACTTTTGCTCAGCGGAATTCACTTTACCAGCATATCAAAGTCCACACAG GGGAGCGGCCATACTGCTGTGACCAGTGCGGCAAGCAGTTCACGCAGCTCAACGCCCTCCAGCGCCACCACCGGATCCACACAGGAGAGAAGCCGTTCATGTGCAACGCATGCGGGCGGGCGTTCACCGATAAGTCCACGTTGCGGCGGCACACTTCG ATCCATGACAAGACGACTCCATGGAAGTCCTTCCTGGTCATCGTGGACGGCTCTCCGAAGAACGGCGACGGCCACAAGACTGAGCAGCCTGACGACGAGTACGCGCCGTCCAAACTTTCCGATAAATTGCTATCTTTTGCAGAAAATGGCCATTTTCACAACCTGGCCACCGTCCAGGGCAGCATGCCTGCCATGCATGAGGACAGCCCCGCAGACCCAGCCTGCAAGTCCGACGGCCCTGTGGGGTCCCAGGACACGCTGCTGGCCACTGCCATCAGTGAGCTTAGCGAGCTGACACCACAGACAGAGCCAGGACCACATAGCTCCGCTCTCTGA
- the NXT1 gene encoding NTF2-related export protein 1, which produces MASVDFKTYVDQACRAAEEFVNVYYSTMDKRRRLLSRLYMGTATLVWNGNAVSGQESLSEFFEMLPSSEFQINVVDCQPVHDEATPSQTTVLVVICGTVKFEGNKQRDFNQNFILTAQASPSNTVWKIASDCFRFQDWAC; this is translated from the coding sequence ATGGCTTCCGTGGACTTCAAGACCTATGTGGACCAGGCGTGCCGCGCAGCTGAGGAGTTTGTGAACGTGTACTATAGCACCATGGACAAGCGGCGGCGGCTGCTGTCCCGCCTGTACATGGGCACAGCCACCCTGGTGTGGAACGGCAACGCCGTCTCCGGGCAAGAGTCCCTGAGTGAGTTTTTTGAGATGCTGCCTTCCAGCGAGTTCCAGATCAACGTGGTAGACTGCCAGCCTGTCCATGATGAAGCCACCCCGAGCCAGACCACAGTCCTTGTGGTGATCTGTGGGACAGTGAAGTTTGAGGGCAACAAACAGCGGGACTTCAACCAGAACTTCATCCTGACGGCCCAGGCCTCACCCAGCAACACAGTGTGGAAGATCGCCAGCGACTGCTTCCGGTTCCAGGACTGGGCCTGCTAG